The proteins below come from a single Onychomys torridus chromosome 18, mOncTor1.1, whole genome shotgun sequence genomic window:
- the Klhdc3 gene encoding kelch domain-containing protein 3 encodes MLRWTVHLEGGPRRVNHAAVAVGHRVYSFGGYCSGEDYETLRQIDVHIFNAVSLRWTKLPPVRPAVRGQAPVVPYMRYGHSTVLIDDTVFLWGGRNDTEGACNVLYAFDVNTHKWSTPRVSGTVPGARDGHSACVLGKIMYIFGGYEQLADCFSNDIHKLDTSTMTWTLVCTKGNPARWRDFHSATMLGTHMYVFGGRADRFGPFHSNNEIYCNRIRVFDTRTEAWLDCPHTPVLPEGRRSHSAFGYNGELYIFGGYNARLNRHFHDLWKFNPGSFTWKKIEPKGKGPCPRRRQCCCIVGDKIVLFGGTSPSPEEGLGDEFDLIDHSDLHILDFSPSLKTLCKLAVIQYNLDQSCLPHDIRWELNAMTTNSNISRPIVSSHG; translated from the exons ATGTTACGGTGGACAGTGCATCTGGAGGGCGGGCCACGCAGGGTGAACCATGCTGCAGTGGCTGTTGGGCACCGAGTGTACTCCTTCGGGGGTTACTGCTCTGGAGAGGACTACGAGACACTACGGCAGATAGATGTGCACATTTTCAATGCTG TGTCCTTGCGTTGGACAAAGCTGCCCCCAGTGAGGCCTGCCGTCCGAGGCCAGGCTCCTGTTGTACCCTATATGCGGTATGGACACTCAACCGTCCTCATCGATGACACGGTCTTCCTTTGGGGTGGGCGCAATGACACTGAAGGGGCCTGCAACGTACTCTATGCCTTTGATGTCA ATACTCACAAGTGGTCTACACCCCGAGTATCAGGAACAGTTCCTGGGGCCCGGGATGGACATTCAGCTTGTGTCCTGGGCAAGATCATGTATATTTTTGGGGGATATGAGCAGCTG GCAGACTGCTTTTCCAATGACATTCACAAGCTGGATACCAGCACCATGACATGGACCCTTGTTTGCACAAAG GGCAACCCTGCACGCTGGCGGGACTTCCATTCAGCCACGATGCTGGGCACTCACATGTACGTCTTTGGGGGCCGTGCTGACCGCTTTGGGCCATTTCATTCCAACAACGAGATTTACTGCAATCGCATACGAGTCTTTGACACCAGAACTGAGGCCTGGCTCGACTGTCCACACACTCCGGTGCTGCCTGAGGGGCGCAGGAGCCATTCAGCCT TCGGCTACAATGGGGAGCTGTACATCTTTGGTGGTTACAATGCAAGGCTGAACCGGCACTTCCATGACCTCTGGAAGTTTAACCCTG GGTCCTTCACCTGGAAGAAGATTGAGCCCAAGGGGAAAGGGCCGTGCCCCCGCCGGCGCCAGTGCTGCTGCATTGTTGGGGATAAGATTGTCCTCTTTGGGGGTACCag CCCCTCTCCTGAGGAAGGCCTGGGAGATGAGTTTGACCTCATAGATCACTCTGACTTACACATCCTGGACTTTA GCCCTAGTCTGAAGACTCTGTGCAAACTGGCCGTGATTCAGTATAACCTGGACCAGTCCTGTTTGCCCCATGACATCAG GTGGGAGCTCAATGCCATGACTACCAACAGCAATATCAGCCGCCCCATTGTCTCCTCCCACGGATAG